A region from the Lentisphaera profundi genome encodes:
- a CDS encoding S1C family serine protease: MKYLLLILLTSLSLFGKSNTQEKITLKNGSVFISKILKEYESHLIIDVGSDLIKISKSDIQFRVPSSPSPKKTQTQDKQSDIYTIGRRNTAPVKELVDRVNESVVMVKTPRGLGSGVIISDDGYLLTNYHVVEKETQISVTLYKKAKNTFEKIELKKVKIIALQPYRDIALLKLDLSEKEGLSFKPAPFSPDFKIDPGNLIFAIGSPLGLERTVTQGIVSSNMRNIGQLRFIQTDTAINPGNSGGPLFNSKGEIVGLVCAGSAQFQGLGFGIPMSDIINFLTHRSAYLYDESQPQNGINYHQPPYIEKKESK; the protein is encoded by the coding sequence ATGAAATATTTATTACTAATCCTTCTCACCTCACTTAGTTTATTTGGAAAAAGTAATACGCAGGAAAAAATCACTTTAAAAAATGGTTCTGTTTTCATTTCAAAAATTTTAAAAGAATACGAATCCCACCTTATCATTGATGTAGGAAGTGACTTAATAAAAATATCTAAAAGTGATATTCAATTTAGAGTCCCTAGCTCACCCTCACCAAAAAAAACTCAAACGCAAGATAAGCAATCGGATATATATACCATCGGCCGACGTAACACGGCTCCGGTCAAAGAATTAGTTGATCGCGTTAATGAAAGTGTGGTCATGGTCAAAACTCCCCGTGGTCTTGGCAGTGGTGTTATCATATCTGATGATGGCTATCTTTTGACAAACTATCACGTCGTCGAAAAAGAAACCCAAATATCTGTCACGCTCTACAAAAAAGCCAAAAACACCTTTGAAAAAATAGAACTCAAAAAAGTAAAAATCATTGCTCTTCAGCCCTATAGGGACATCGCACTTCTAAAACTTGATCTAAGTGAAAAAGAAGGCCTATCATTCAAACCTGCGCCCTTTTCTCCTGACTTTAAAATTGACCCAGGTAATTTAATTTTCGCAATTGGTAGCCCTTTAGGTTTAGAGCGTACTGTTACACAAGGAATTGTTAGTTCTAATATGCGTAATATAGGGCAACTTCGTTTCATCCAAACAGACACGGCTATTAATCCAGGTAATAGCGGAGGCCCCTTATTTAACTCAAAAGGGGAAATCGTTGGCTTAGTCTGTGCCGGCTCCGCACAATTCCAAGGGCTAGGCTTTGGTATACCTATGTCGGATATAATTAATTTTTTAACGCACCGCTCTGCTTACCTATACGATGAATCACAACCTCAGAACGGTATCAACTATCATCAACCACCCTACATTGAAAAGAAGGAATCAAAATGA